The following are encoded together in the Poseidonibacter lekithochrous genome:
- a CDS encoding response regulator transcription factor, whose product MDEIINPYSILFVEDEELIRKNYVRYLKRYYETVYEASDGEQAYEIYKTKKPEILIVDINLPKMNGLELLSKIRESDHTTRAIVLTAHSDMNYLLKAAELKLTKYLIKPVDRIHLKEALHLVNMEIDKFEVKSKKIITFSNDFSWNYDYKELCFNNKIIEITPQEKKILELFFENTNKVLTYDSIILKVWNEYEFEKIDALKTTIKNLRKKLPEGLISNIYGLGYKLTI is encoded by the coding sequence ATGGATGAAATAATAAATCCTTATAGTATTTTATTTGTAGAAGATGAAGAATTAATAAGAAAAAATTATGTACGTTACTTAAAAAGATATTATGAGACTGTTTATGAAGCTTCAGATGGAGAACAGGCTTATGAAATATATAAAACTAAAAAACCTGAGATTTTAATAGTTGATATAAATCTTCCTAAGATGAACGGTTTAGAATTATTAAGCAAGATTAGAGAATCAGATCATACAACAAGAGCAATTGTTTTAACAGCTCATTCAGATATGAATTATTTATTAAAAGCTGCAGAATTAAAGTTAACAAAATATTTAATAAAACCAGTAGATAGAATTCATTTAAAAGAAGCTTTACATTTAGTAAATATGGAAATAGACAAGTTTGAAGTAAAATCAAAAAAGATTATCACTTTTTCTAATGATTTTAGTTGGAATTATGACTATAAAGAATTATGTTTTAATAATAAAATTATAGAAATTACTCCTCAAGAAAAGAAAATACTAGAATTATTTTTTGAAAATACTAATAAGGTATTGACTTACGATAGTATCATTCTAAAGGTTTGGAATGAATATGAATTTGAAAAAATTGATGCTTTAAAAACAACAATAAAAAACCTTCGAAAGAAGCTTCCAGAGGGTTTGATCTCTAATATTTATGGTCTAGGTTATAAGTTAACAATTTAA
- a CDS encoding TolC family outer membrane protein, translating to MKQNFLSKRVFLSFLLLGQVAIAENYKKVVLSSFTSETVAQDKYNKLLEGIESKVKFEKEKYPFDIVMRESGKHFIIAAEPFKYVREAQEVLAKLKNEFPSAYINNNAQKFDENEIADVSSEKIKDVIAVDEVETVNKEVVEEEQAIEASKEEVTIEKKAEISFYTLEDMINELIFTDPEIKEKLFQYNAIMEDINISDAGYLPTLDFVGKIGRKEIEKDGIPKDGFDTSELTLRLVQNLFNGFGTQAAVNRDEARAKAAFNKYIEVAQDKMYRAIEAYIKVVRYNEVLKIAKDNVKVHEETLLKIQDRYEKGFSTLSEVERVKGRLALSKSNYVSETNNLFDAKFNFHKSLGRYVDETTLVMPEFKSSLPKTLEHATDIAIHNNPSILVANYDIKAIQESLQYTKRRNYPTLDIELERSRYNNLTGTTAGTQDDTSAMLVLNYNLYSGGADKAEKQKYVSLLNYEYAHKNKLKRDVIEALGLSWSAYKMINEQYKYQVEYRDLTANTKIAYDEEFQLGRRTLIDLLDVQDEVNNIKIKVIHNSYDLLFSKYRVLDAMGELYKSFGKEFKEDYKEDKLLAYVDEDNDKILDCEDQCDNSATEETNIYGCQGITCVQVDEIKFDAEIKENNNQLDTTEVQNLWGVKE from the coding sequence GTGAAGCAGAATTTTTTATCAAAAAGAGTATTTCTTAGTTTTTTATTGTTGGGGCAAGTTGCAATTGCTGAGAATTATAAAAAAGTAGTTTTGTCAAGTTTTACAAGTGAGACAGTAGCACAAGATAAATATAATAAATTATTAGAAGGTATTGAATCAAAAGTTAAATTTGAAAAAGAAAAATATCCATTTGATATTGTAATGAGGGAATCAGGAAAGCATTTTATTATTGCAGCTGAACCTTTTAAGTATGTTCGTGAAGCTCAAGAAGTATTAGCTAAATTAAAAAATGAATTTCCATCAGCATATATCAATAATAATGCTCAGAAATTTGATGAAAATGAGATAGCTGATGTTTCAAGTGAAAAAATAAAAGATGTAATTGCTGTAGATGAAGTTGAGACTGTGAACAAAGAAGTAGTTGAAGAAGAGCAAGCAATTGAAGCTTCAAAAGAAGAAGTTACAATAGAGAAAAAAGCTGAAATTTCTTTTTATACTTTAGAAGATATGATAAATGAACTTATTTTTACAGATCCTGAAATAAAAGAAAAATTATTCCAATATAATGCAATTATGGAAGATATTAATATTTCTGATGCTGGATATTTACCTACTCTTGATTTTGTAGGAAAAATTGGTAGAAAAGAGATTGAAAAAGATGGTATCCCTAAAGATGGTTTTGATACTTCAGAACTTACATTAAGACTTGTTCAAAACTTATTTAATGGTTTTGGTACACAAGCAGCTGTTAATAGAGATGAAGCAAGAGCTAAAGCAGCATTTAATAAATATATTGAAGTTGCACAAGATAAAATGTACAGAGCTATTGAGGCATATATTAAAGTAGTAAGATACAATGAAGTACTAAAAATTGCTAAAGATAATGTTAAAGTTCATGAAGAAACTCTTCTTAAAATTCAAGATAGATATGAAAAAGGCTTTAGTACATTAAGTGAGGTAGAAAGAGTTAAAGGTAGACTTGCTCTTTCAAAATCTAATTATGTTTCAGAGACAAATAATTTATTTGATGCAAAGTTTAATTTCCATAAATCATTAGGTAGATATGTTGATGAAACTACTTTAGTTATGCCAGAATTTAAAAGTTCTCTTCCTAAAACCTTAGAACACGCAACAGATATTGCTATTCATAATAACCCTTCAATATTAGTTGCTAACTATGATATTAAAGCAATCCAAGAATCATTACAATATACAAAAAGAAGAAACTACCCAACATTAGATATTGAGCTTGAAAGATCAAGATACAATAATTTAACAGGTACAACAGCAGGTACACAAGATGATACTAGTGCAATGTTAGTATTAAATTATAATTTATATAGTGGTGGTGCAGATAAGGCTGAAAAACAAAAATATGTAAGTTTATTGAATTATGAATATGCTCACAAAAATAAATTGAAAAGAGATGTTATTGAAGCACTAGGATTATCTTGGAGTGCATATAAAATGATTAATGAACAATATAAATATCAAGTTGAATATAGAGATTTAACTGCAAATACAAAGATTGCTTATGATGAAGAATTTCAATTAGGTAGAAGAACACTTATTGATTTACTAGATGTACAAGATGAAGTAAATAATATTAAAATTAAAGTTATTCATAATTCTTATGATTTACTTTTCTCAAAATATAGAGTTTTAGATGCAATGGGTGAATTATATAAATCTTTTGGAAAAGAATTTAAAGAAGACTATAAAGAAGATAAATTACTAGCTTATGTTGATGAAGATAATGATAAAATATTAGATTGTGAAGATCAGTGTGATAATTCAGCGACAGAAGAAACGAATATTTATGGATGTCAAGGTATAACTTGTGTTCAAGTTGATGAAATCAAATTTGATGCAGAAATTAAAGAAAATAATAATCAATTAGATACCACAGAAGTTCAAAACTTATGGGGTGTTAAAGAATAA
- a CDS encoding transglutaminase-like cysteine peptidase, with protein MKKYLVFISIFLVLFTVLFSKELYPNNILKKINKKYGKYTTNRFILLKKKINTAKNKSDFEKIKIVNDFFNKVKYSSDMKVWNKKDYWATPYEFLAKDRGDSEDFVFAKYFTLVDELKMDSSKLFFTYVKSKKKKVSYMVLTYYKTKKSIPIILDSINYKALPASKRSDIVPIYSFSAKNAGLNKKQNSKFKTKQSLKFRRLLKNIKEGKI; from the coding sequence ATGAAGAAATATCTTGTTTTTATTTCTATATTTTTAGTTTTATTTACAGTTCTTTTCTCAAAAGAGCTGTATCCCAATAATATTCTAAAAAAAATAAATAAAAAGTATGGGAAATATACTACTAACAGATTTATATTGTTAAAGAAAAAAATAAATACAGCCAAAAATAAAAGTGATTTTGAAAAAATTAAAATTGTAAATGATTTTTTTAATAAAGTAAAATATAGCTCAGATATGAAAGTTTGGAACAAAAAAGATTATTGGGCAACGCCTTATGAATTTTTAGCCAAAGACAGAGGTGATAGTGAAGATTTTGTTTTTGCTAAATATTTTACTTTAGTTGATGAATTAAAAATGGACAGTAGTAAACTATTTTTTACTTATGTTAAATCAAAAAAGAAAAAAGTTTCTTATATGGTATTAACGTATTATAAAACAAAGAAATCAATACCTATTATTTTGGATTCTATAAATTATAAAGCATTACCAGCTTCTAAGAGGTCAGATATTGTACCAATTTATAGTTTCTCTGCAAAAAATGCAGGTTTGAATAAAAAACAAAATAGTAAGTTTAAAACAAAACAAAGTTTGAAATTTAGAAGATTATTAAAAAATATTAAAGAAGGAAAAATATGA
- a CDS encoding LapD/MoxY N-terminal periplasmic domain-containing protein: MSLYKQLTILITIFLVFMLTVLLWFILGYNKDLIENQLSSNAKNSASFLGLSISKDVDFEDTSTMEGMISSIIDNGFYEYIAIYNTDEKEVIKLSSPREIDSTPSWFTSIFAINAPSSSANIMNGWLNAGSLEVKIHQDYANNQMWETFKAISKIFLLSTFLLLILFYIFINKLLRPLEKLSIQAKAIDNNEFIIENELPNTLEFKNVALAMNKTISKMETIFNKEVETLNKYNELLYKDNDTGLGNKNYLNLKLSSYLKNSHGLLVFIDIKDEISFKKKVGFKSYFSLKKLIIDEINNSFETKKDMVFSKLNDGVLSILLPNTHYEDVENQLNSIYENIQEYIKSKKLNELFDLKFAMGISNYVQNTNVEDILSKTDQSLSIAMKKDTLRLNYLEDDIKFTKQEWIELLQWAFENDGLLFHAQNIIDIETYDIHMKEYYTRLKDKNGLVYSPGDFWSIVSSMGWLAQLEKQTIEKIFQTKLDTKVVTNSVINLTSDFISNKLSVDWLINELNSKFIDSNTTFYFECDNADILNNIIDYEHFTKEINKTKHKFAIESFTFDSDNLDYLKVLNPEYIKISKSYLVGNVSTITDSILLNITSTIGSYLIVKHVESEDEFNQLKKIGIKYLQGKYIDNLENINV, encoded by the coding sequence ATGAGTTTATATAAACAGTTGACAATTTTAATTACTATATTTTTAGTATTTATGCTTACAGTTCTTCTTTGGTTTATCTTAGGATATAACAAAGATTTAATTGAAAATCAACTAAGCTCAAATGCCAAAAATAGTGCATCTTTTTTAGGTTTATCTATTAGTAAAGATGTAGATTTTGAGGATACTTCTACTATGGAAGGAATGATAAGTTCTATCATAGATAATGGTTTTTATGAATATATTGCTATTTATAATACAGATGAAAAAGAAGTGATTAAATTATCAAGTCCTAGAGAAATAGATAGTACACCATCATGGTTTACAAGTATTTTTGCAATTAATGCTCCTAGTTCTAGTGCAAATATTATGAATGGATGGTTAAATGCTGGCTCGTTAGAAGTTAAAATTCATCAGGATTATGCAAATAATCAAATGTGGGAAACTTTTAAAGCTATATCTAAAATCTTTTTACTTTCAACTTTTTTACTATTAATATTATTTTATATATTTATTAATAAATTATTACGACCACTTGAAAAGTTAAGTATACAAGCAAAAGCAATTGATAATAATGAATTTATTATAGAAAATGAACTTCCTAATACTTTAGAATTTAAAAACGTTGCCCTTGCTATGAATAAAACAATTTCTAAAATGGAAACAATTTTTAATAAAGAAGTTGAAACATTAAATAAATATAATGAACTTCTTTATAAAGATAATGATACAGGGCTTGGGAATAAAAATTATTTAAATTTGAAGCTTAGTTCATATTTAAAAAACTCACATGGTTTATTAGTATTTATTGATATAAAAGATGAAATTTCATTTAAGAAAAAAGTAGGATTTAAAAGTTATTTTTCTTTAAAAAAACTTATTATTGATGAAATTAATAATAGTTTTGAAACAAAAAAAGATATGGTTTTCTCAAAATTAAATGATGGAGTACTATCTATTTTACTTCCAAATACTCATTATGAAGATGTAGAAAATCAACTTAATAGTATTTATGAAAATATTCAAGAATATATTAAAAGCAAAAAATTAAATGAATTATTTGACTTGAAGTTTGCAATGGGTATTTCGAACTATGTACAAAATACTAATGTAGAAGATATATTATCTAAAACGGATCAATCTTTATCAATTGCTATGAAAAAAGATACTCTTAGATTAAATTATTTAGAAGATGATATTAAATTTACTAAACAAGAATGGATTGAATTACTTCAATGGGCATTTGAAAATGATGGTTTATTATTCCATGCACAAAATATTATTGACATCGAAACATACGATATTCATATGAAAGAGTATTACACAAGATTAAAAGATAAAAATGGTTTAGTATATTCACCAGGTGATTTTTGGTCTATAGTTTCATCAATGGGATGGTTAGCTCAATTAGAAAAACAAACTATTGAAAAAATATTTCAAACAAAACTTGATACAAAGGTAGTTACTAATTCAGTTATTAATCTTACTTCTGATTTTATTTCTAATAAACTAAGTGTTGATTGGTTAATAAATGAATTAAATAGCAAATTTATTGATTCAAATACTACTTTTTATTTTGAATGTGATAATGCAGATATTTTAAATAATATAATCGATTACGAACATTTTACAAAAGAAATTAATAAGACAAAACATAAATTTGCAATTGAAAGTTTTACATTTGATAGTGATAATTTAGATTATTTAAAAGTGTTGAACCCTGAATATATTAAAATTTCAAAATCATATTTAGTAGGTAATGTAAGTACTATTACAGATAGTATATTACTGAATATTACATCAACAATTGGCTCATACTTAATTGTTAAACATGTTGAGTCTGAAGATGAATTTAATCAACTAAAAAAGATTGGAATTAAATATTTACAAGGTAAATATATTGATAATCTAGAGAATATTAATGTTTAA